From Candidatus Poribacteria bacterium:
AGACCGGGCCCCACGATGTTGGAGTTTCCGATGGATGTTGTCACTGGGGAGGGAGATGTCCGAATTCCACCGCGGGTCGAACGTTCCGAATTATCGCCACCTGACGATGCGGATCTCAGCACTGCTGTTGAAACAATCCGTAACGCCAAGATGCCCTTAATCTTCGCTGGTTCTGCTGTCTTCCACTCGAATGCCCGGAACGAATTGCGTCTCCTCGCCGAGAAATTGAACGCCCCTGTCATCGTTACCCGAAATGCAAAGGGTGTTTTATCAGAAGACCATCCATTGGCACTGCAAATTTGCTACGGCTACCTCGGACGCGAGGCGCTCGAACGAGCGGACTGTTTGATCGGTATCGGACCCCGTTTCACCTCTATTGATAGTCGCAATTGGAGTCTGGAACTCCCGCAACCTTTCGTCCAAATTGACGAAGATCCAAACGAGATTGGGCTTGAGTATCCATGTGATGTGGGAGTTGTCGGCGATCTGAAACTGACGCTGCAGGCACTCATTGAAGATGTTGTGCCCGGTGAAAACGGATGGGACGCAGTCCTGACGGAACTCCGAGCCACATTTGACGCACAGCCGCCGCTCCCTATCATCCACGAATTGCAAGATGTGCTTCCGCGCGATACCATCTATGCGATTGATGTCCATGCCCTCGGCTACGCTTCCTTCGCGGAATTTCCTATCTACGATCCGAGGACGTTCCTCTACCCGAATATCGGTGTTGCGTTAGGACATGCCTATCCTGCCGCTATCGGTGCTAAGGTCGCCTATCCTGACCGTCCTGTTATCTGTTTTAGTGGCGATGGTGGATTCTTGATGGGAGCCGTAGAGATGGCAACCGCCATGAAATACGGTATAAACGTCGTGGCGATTGTTGTCAACGACGGGGCGTTGTCGGCGATTAAGGGGTCGCAGTTGAAAGGGTGTGA
This genomic window contains:
- a CDS encoding thiamine pyrophosphate-binding protein, whose translation is MKGGDILIECLKAQGVSAVFGMPGTQNIQIYDALLRRGNGVIDHYLVRHEYAATQMADGFARATGEPGVAITVPGPGASNASTGILEAFTDCAPVLLITGQSDSSLYSKHPSKMFHGLDQMHFFESITKYCAIAHTVAEIPVVVENAFKAMRNGRPGPTMLEFPMDVVTGEGDVRIPPRVERSELSPPDDADLSTAVETIRNAKMPLIFAGSAVFHSNARNELRLLAEKLNAPVIVTRNAKGVLSEDHPLALQICYGYLGREALERADCLIGIGPRFTSIDSRNWSLELPQPFVQIDEDPNEIGLEYPCDVGVVGDLKLTLQALIEDVVPGENGWDAVLTELRATFDAQPPLPIIHELQDVLPRDTIYAIDVHALGYASFAEFPIYDPRTFLYPNIGVALGHAYPAAIGAKVAYPDRPVICFSGDGGFLMGAVEMATAMKYGINVVAIVVNDGALSAIKGSQLKGCEGRTIDTDLLNPDFVEFAESFGAYARRVEDLGGFKDALRDALAAEKPALIEVMLQEQQDDIINVIGWLMSEPLRKTGF